TGGATATTCATGGTCATCCCAGCCATTATCGTTGCGAAATTCAGACACGATTGGCCTTCTCATGTAGTTGGAGGTTGGACTGCTGTGGTTTGCATTTGGCTCTACACTGGTTCCTTCGGTGCCACCTGGGGTCCAGTGAGTTGGACGCTGGTATCTGAGATTTTCCCGTTGTCCATTCGATCAAAGGGAGCGGCTTTCGGGGCATCTAGTAACTGGGTAAGACACCTTTGTCCGGTTTAATTCCTTAATGTTATCGGCTTCTAACTTTGGTGGACTATAGGTGAACAACTTCGCAGTCGCCTTTTTCGTCCCACCTATGTTCGAGGCTTGGGCCTGGGGCACTTACCTATTCTTTGCAGTCTTCCTTGCTGGCGGAATTGTTTGGGTTtggttcttcctccccgagaCGAAGGGCGCCacgttggaggagatggaccGGGTCTTCAATAGCCGCacaggagaggaggatgcagTCATGCTAGCGCAGGCTCGGGCTGATGTTGGGCTCGACCAGCACATGGAACAGATGGCTGAAAAGGCGGCCTTGGGGACGGTGCATGTGGACACTGAAACGCCAGAGGTCAGCAAGGCTTAGATACAACCTCGCGTATGAACGCTACGAGTATGGACTCCAGAGGTTGCATACGCTTCTCTACTGCGAGTACGCTCCATGTTATTTGATGAAGAAATGAGTGAATGTTATATCTCCTACGCAACTACATGGTTTCCATCATTCACCCCGCTCCCAATAGTTTCCCTCCAACAATCCGACATTTTGGGTGTCTTCTGGTGGAGCACACAAATAAGGAGTGTGCTGGTTGCACCTCAGTCCGAGTACGCATTAATCGCCCGCTGGacatcagcaacaacctGATCTGCCAGAGAGTTTGCAATTCCCTGCAAGGAAGACAGTACCTTAAGCTCGGACGCTGCTAGCTAGTGGCCTTTCCGGTAAACAGTCTTGAGTCGACAGGTCTGTGTACGAGTCCATGAACGAGCCAGCCATGGTCTGCGTGTTGGAACACGGGGTATCCTTGGACTCTGCGGGGACGGGCACAGTCAATGACTTGATTACAGTCATTTCCTTGGACATGCCTGCCTCAACCTTActgtgttttttttttttttttttttttttttcaagcACTCACCCGCGCGTTTGCAAACCTTCCGTGCCGACAAACCGAACGCCAATTGTGGCATGACAGAAAAGCACTGGCAGTGATTGGGCCATTGTGATTCCTGTGTAACCGCTACTACGGCCAACTCCTACGTCGAGGTTGCGTTTTCAAAGTACATAGCGTCATATACCCTGACAAAGCACGCTGTTTGCACACACTCTCCCTGTTCCACTTAGGTGTAGTTCCCTCTGTACATAGATAAAAGCAAAGCAGTAATCCATGGGCTCGAGCTCTAAAGGAGTTTGCTGATCCGATCATCTGTAGACGTCAAACACAGAGTTTTCAGAATGTCTGAAACCAAACTCGACTCTATGGATGCCATCGTTTGGGAGGGCAAGCCCTTTCAGATGGCCTTGAAGAAGCAGCCTATCCCTCACATCATGGACCCAAATGACATTGTCATTCGAATTACAACAGCCGCAATATGTGGAACAGACCTACACACCTACCGTGGGCGCTTCGGCAGCAAGAATTCTCCATGGATCATGGGCCACGAGGGCATAGGCACAATCGTGGAGGTGGGAGACGGGGTCAAGTCCCTCAATGTCGGAGACCGCGTCACTGTTCCCGGGGTTATTTCTTGTGGATACTGTGATAATTGCGTCCGTGGATACGAGTCCTACTGTCTCACATTCAATCCACCGACCATTGTTGATTGTCCGGGGATGGGAGATGACTTTGGACCAAACTTGGGTGGTACCCAGGGTATGTACCATCTATTCTGTTCCCTAATTTCTATCCATTAATACACATATAATGGCTGCGTGCTTAttcctcttccccagcaCACTACATTCGAGTTCCATTCGCAGACTCGGCCTGCCTTAGGCTGCCCCCGACTACAGAGCATGACCTCGACtatgtcctcatcaccgaCATCTTCGCTACAGCATGGCACGCGCTCGACTGCTCGGGCTTCCAGCACGGAGACACAGTGACAGTTTTCGGCGCCGGCCCTGTCGGGTTACTATGCGCCTACTCCGCTTTCCTCCGCGGAGCAACCAGAGTGTACTCGGTCGACCACGTCTCCTCTCGCCTCGAGAAAGCAGCCTCGCTGGGCGCCATCCCCGTGAACTTCACAGAAGCGGACCCCGTGGAAACAATCCTCAAAAGGGAGCCACGCGGCGTGCGGCGCTGCTGTGACTGCGTTGGATTTGAGTGCGTGAACGCCAAGCTCGAGCCAGAGGAGAACACTGTTCTCAATAACTGCATCAAGCTCACAGAGCCCACGGGCGGGATTGGGCTGATTGGGCTTTATCTCCCCGGTCAAGATCCAACGCCGGGC
This is a stretch of genomic DNA from Aspergillus puulaauensis MK2 DNA, chromosome 8, nearly complete sequence. It encodes these proteins:
- a CDS encoding glutathione-independent formaldehyde dehydrogenase (COG:Q;~EggNog:ENOG410PKUV;~InterPro:IPR011032,IPR036291,IPR013154,IPR002328;~PFAM:PF08240;~go_function: GO:0008270 - zinc ion binding [Evidence IEA];~go_function: GO:0016491 - oxidoreductase activity [Evidence IEA];~go_process: GO:0055114 - oxidation-reduction process [Evidence IEA]), encoding MSETKLDSMDAIVWEGKPFQMALKKQPIPHIMDPNDIVIRITTAAICGTDLHTYRGRFGSKNSPWIMGHEGIGTIVEVGDGVKSLNVGDRVTVPGVISCGYCDNCVRGYESYCLTFNPPTIVDCPGMGDDFGPNLGGTQAHYIRVPFADSACLRLPPTTEHDLDYVLITDIFATAWHALDCSGFQHGDTVTVFGAGPVGLLCAYSAFLRGATRVYSVDHVSSRLEKAASLGAIPVNFTEADPVETILKREPRGVRRCCDCVGFECVNAKLEPEENTVLNNCIKLTEPTGGIGLIGLYLPGQDPTPGVPLGSDKQGLFPVLIGLLWIKGLSIQGGVVELRRLQPLLQKLIESGKAKPSVIIDEVLYGLAEVPHAYERFASHKIVKPVIQFPV